Below is a genomic region from Pleuronectes platessa chromosome 18, fPlePla1.1, whole genome shotgun sequence.
ggtattaaattaaaaccaaatatgATCAAAGACCATTTAAGCCCATTGTCCAATCACGTTTGTTTATACTGCCGACTGGTTTACTCTGTTGCAAGAAACTACTGTCTGTGGTTAGCATCTCGTGCACTGCTCAGTTAGGCAGTCACCTGAGTAaagtttcagttgtttttctccCCACATCCTTACTCACTTCATCAATTTGCAGGATATCACTTCGATCTCGTCAAAGTTTCCACCTCGAAAAAGAAACTGCTGCTGATATAGAGAGGCAACTTACCATGAATATGAAACGCTTCCTAGTTTTGCTCAACAACTGAGAAGAAAACATATTGTCcagaaacattttacattttgagtTTGGTCAGGTGTTGAAGTCTGTTGTAAACCTAACAACTTCTGCTGATGATTATATCTGTCGAAATACCAATATTGTGAAATACAGTTGCATGAACTGGGATTTTTATGGTCTCATTTCAACTTTTCCCAACCACAGACTGAAgccaagaagaaaaagagaagtagcgaggaaagagaaaagatcACAGTGagcaatttatttaatttccatTCTAGTGTACAAACAAGATTTAAGCTTGATCAAATACAGATTGTCTGTAGCAATGATTAATAGCTGTGATGGAAGAATTTCAATTGTTAAGATTGAATCGCTTTAATACGTCCAAATAATGCTTTTGAGGAGAAATCATTGTGCCTTTgcagccgttttcagacatgatctccagaaaatgtccgtaCAACGAGGTCCGGTCTTCCTCCGGAGTTGGAATGTCGCACATGAACAACCCAGCAGGAGTTTCTCCGCCCAGACAcatttgcaaaaacacaaatctctAGATCGTTTAGGCGAGGGATGGCGGGTAATGCAGGAGGACGTTGCGTATAATTTCCTCAGTTGTGTTAAACTTCATCAACATGCCCGTTTGCTCAAGATGAATCTtccggaggatctcctgctgtgatcTCACACTGGCTCATTCGGACATAATCCAGAGTTTTTTACTGGGGGGTTGGAGGGAGAGATtctgttcagtgcatgtctggatTGTTTCTGTCTACTCTACCATAACTTCACTGCAGTTTATCCGAGTAGTGTTGTTGATCCAGCTGTGAAGTGGATGCTGTCTGCAAAAGAAAACGCCTTGTGcttaattgttttgtgttttcaggacaaatccaagaagaagaggaaaaagaagcaCAAGAAACAtggcagaaaaaagaaaaagaaggcaGCGTCTCAGTCGGACCTGGAGCTCGACTAAGAACTGTGGCTCAACCATTCTCACCGTCTCCCGGCTGGTCACTAGTAGTGTTATTTATGCCCTGACCACCAAGAACTCCCCTCCTGCCTAGGTCATCGCATCAGATCAAGGAGACCTACAGACATGGAAGGCTGGGGGGTAAACGACGGCGACCCAGCGGTCCTTCAAAGTGGCAACTATCGGTTCATATCTTTGGTTTACTTTTATCGCCATGCTTCTCATAGATGGTTGTCCTTTGAGTTACAGTCGACGACCGAACTGAAGTGAATCCCCCGTCTTTCCAATCCCTCATCTCTGAGATTTGCGTGGCTGGCACTGGCTTTCGTCCTCAGTGTGCCGGCCCCTCTTAGGAGTTCACGCCCTCTGCTTCTCACCTGAGATCTGACGTTTCGTGTCGCTACATGAGTTTGATACGCTTGTGCCTGTGTTATGCATGCAGAACTGATCACCTGTTGTCTCTCGCCAGCCTCATATTGAAGTTGGACCTGTGATAAGAAATGTGAGCTGCACAGTCACAATATTTATACAAGGGAGGACTGTTCCGTTAGATGGGTTGTTACACTGAAGTGTAAATGTATAAACGATGGGAATGAATAAAGTGATGTTTTAGCCTTTGTTGCTGTTACTTCTCCATCTTTTTTGCACTTCTTTCAAACTGAGATCAGTGGTATAGTAGCACAGTAAACCTCACACGGTACAATCTACATTTAAACTGCAGCATATGCTCTTGAAAGGGATTACGAGACCAAACcagtaattttattttttttgtagctTGATGACTTGATGAGGCCCATAGACCCAGTTCTGTTTTAATATCAACGAGCACTAGAGTGACATATCTGTATTTTACTATGCCTCAGTACATTTCCTCTTTTGTTACAGTTTACAGGTTTGTATTGTCTATTCAATGGAGGGAGAAGGTTCTCTCTTTACATTAAATGCAGGATACAACATGCATAAATGCTGGGGAATTATGGAAGTACACTAAGTATTGAAAAGCAAGGGCACTTTTTATGCAGAATTCCCCTTTTCATATTATTATACAAGATtgataataacaaaacacacgcacttttatttcaatgttacaaaaaaaacaggatgaaaCTTTTGAACattaggagaaaaaaaactaagattTATAGTAATAGATTACTAAGTTTAGTTGGGCTAGATGAGCCACTGTCAATCATTTGTAAAAGCTTTAGGGAATGGAGGAGCTTAAAGAACGTCTTCAGGGCCCAAGGCTCAGGAGTGAATCGCCTGAGGAAATGTGGCTGTCTGAGCCTGTGTCTTCTTAGAGTCTCAGCTAAAATCATGCTTTCTTTGGAAGGCACATTTCTGATTTGACTTAAGGTGCCAGGATATCATTGTTATTAGTACCATCATCATATATCTACTTTTTTACTCAACATAACCATTTGATTTCTGTTGTGCAGCACCTAGTACTTTGTGCTGAAATGTTCTCTATAAATGAAGTTTTTAATGTCAAAGATATATATTAGATAATTCTGTTCTTAAGTCAATTTAAAGTTAAATACAGGAAAACTGAGTCTAAATAAAAATCCGTGAAAAAGTCTCCTCAGTGTGTTTGGATGAGGTTTTACAGGCAGGTCTTGTGACTGATCAATGTAATGACAGCAAAGGGCAATGTGCGGTTGTGTTTCCTCTTtgaagtgagtgtgtgagtgggagTGTGGGTGTTTTGCAGCGGaacaaataataacacaaatccTCGTGTGGTCAGTAGGTGTGACCTGAAACCCTTGACTGTCCTCATCTCTGACAGTCACAGGACCCAAGCGAGCGACGTGATAGGTTTGAGTTCAGCTCTCAGAATTTATTCAGTGGGAGGGACCAACCTTCCATATAAAGACTGGTATTCCAGGAAGTGTTAGACCACAGAACAGGACGGTGTCGAATAAATTCACTGGCTGAAGGTAAGTGATTTTCAAAAGTAATCAGTGAATGTGcattgagatgttttttttccaggacCAGAATATAGCTGCTGTGTAGTTTGTTCATTCAACTCTCAGACCAGCTGCCTCTCTGTGTTCAAtgaggcagctctggagaaCAGGAAGCTTGTTACTACAGGCTGAAATCAAAGTGAAAGTACAAGTGAAGAAAATGATGCGTCAGGATTTACAGTAAAGAATCCTCTGAATAgaatctagatagatagatactttactGATCCTAAGGGACATTTAGGCTGGTGATTTCTAACCTGACACTGCCCATGCATGTATCAGATTTGCCTCTGCTTCTATTCTCTTCTGCAGATGCTGAGGATCAGGCTGTGGCTGTTATTgggggtgtttgtgtgggaCTTTGCGTCCGGCCTCACCTGTCCTGACGGGAAATTGTGCCTGGATATCAACACCTGCTGTAAGACTCCAAATGGCTATGGTTGCTGTCGTTATCCAAATGTAAGTCTGATTAATCACACGCTAAGGAACTGCCAGGTAGAATGggagtgcatacctccgccaagaagACCCAAGAGTCTtcatatgaaaccacatttagattCACTAAACCTTACTTACAAGGTGTTTAGATATCAGCGAATCAATATCTAGGAAAGCCTGCACAAACACTATAATTCAGTGGCGAaatgaaatgtgtaaaatatagaaaaaaactccaacttCCTCAAACACAACTGTTTAGACATGTGACCAACTTTCACTACACATATCGCGGTAGAGAAGTGATGTTTTTTTGAAGTTTTGCTGAGATTCACTTCTGCTTGCTCAAAAATGTTTCCCTCGTATGTTGTGAAGTCAATCAACCTTTTAAATGCTCATTTTCAAACAAGACTGATTTGGCAAAAAAAATATGTAGCCTTCTGGTTGctctttaaattgttgtttggactgcacagtgttgtgcaagttcccacctctcatgaactagttcaaagttcagttcatacaagtaaacatgaatagttcacgttcatagttcaccatttaaattctgaactagttcatagttcagttcatttcatagttttaaggtggaaagtgagaatgaaagacttaacttattaaagaaaaccttatccatcactaccccttgcctttactgtcggaatctttatcagacagtgtgtaaaatcCCTCAGATGTAggtgtagttgctgagtctgcgtctctgcgttctcttgccatctgtatatgagactgAGAGCTGTTGTGTAGCAGgcatggcctgcccctttaaggaaagtttgtagtgtgtgacgtagtgcacctaagtattgtgggaaaagacgctaaaagtgtgtgtataacgagaagtgacggaccacctagaggtgatgcgagtgttgctcgcattccaagtaaagaaacatctcctcctccttattcacggagcggtccggacggctggttaccgaccagacagcgagccaagataaccacacacacaagcacataaacacctgtgggggggggtggctgctacaggcttgcgtaggtcagtcacctgtgaagaccagcatcatttacccctgaactagcgcggagaaatgaagatgatgatgaaaaattaaatataaatatatatattttttaatttaatattaaaaaaaaaaaattaaaaaaaaaaactgcgcgcacatcctgcgcagaagcccactgcgcagcttatgcgcagaagcccattgcagTTCGCAGGAGTTgcgttctttttcttttttttcctgtttttatatttaattaatttaaatttgcaTAGTGTAATATATTTAGTAATTAATAGGAGAAATCCTGCGAATTTTAAGAGTCCAGTATAATGCCAGTTTGAAGATGGGAAAGAGAGGGGATCGAACCTGGGATCTCTTTGTTGGAGAGCGAGCATTTTACCAACTAGGCCAAACAGCCTGCTGATTGCCACGGGGAACGAAGCACACTAAGAAGATGAACAAGTTATCGtgtgtcataaaataaaatctttattatccttcaagggcaatttgatgtaccaaaaataaaccaatatatacaatgtaaataaaacacaatacaaaaacCCTATAGATtaagtagcagggggaaattagcttttaataaatgaattgataagtcgaccaacagaaaattatgtagatattctagaaacatttcattctacttttaatttcctgttgtgtttctaataattattattgttggtgacatttccttgattttataacctctgctaaggaggttatgttttcagacTTGAACCTATCCGGCTCtgatgagctctactgagtgccagtctagtgaatgaatctggaatcttctctcaaaaaacatcccccccatagggtttgtagtgtgaagctaatgaggtgttttataaagatgtgatcgaaaaagtcagaccaagtgaatccactttatttcagcatgaacagaagggagtttcatttcacctcactacagttcctcatagcagcatgatgcatacaaagagatgtttaaaaacctactcattttggcagcatagtagggacatttgctgatgtcaccacccgtggctccgtggacaggcaagccagcatctaaaacatcctcctggatggctccctgtgtgaacagtcagttacacataaagagagaagtttcctgtcgtctaaacgcgaggacgctacaatatgaacgtcttcactgttcaaattcattatttgtcattgagttgcgctcagttcatcgttctcataaaagtgaacttTGTTCAATGAAcactggatctgcaccaatttgGACTCAAAGATATCAGTCCCCGAAACATCTaagatttgttttcattctgtgtGAATTCAAGGAAAAGGTTGATAAATGCAAAATCTTGCATTGTTAAAGGAAGTTTAAAAGAAGGTTTCCTAAATCTGGACTCAGATTTAACGGGGGTTCTTCCATGACACGCCCTGCTTCcttaataacacaacaaaaacataacctttcTAATTCTCTCATGTGTGTCTCCAGGCCGTGTGCTGCCCAGACCAGGCTCACTGCTGTCCATCGGGCTATCATTGTAACATGGCCAACCAGATGTGTGAAAAACAGGGCCAGCCGTGGATGAAGATACCCATGGAGAAGAAGGAGGCTGCAGAGGAACCGTTCCCTCCTGTTCTACCTGTTTCTCCCCTGCAGGAGCTCACAAACAACCACGTCCAAGAGGCATCAAAGAGCTCAGTCGTCCGTTGCGACAGCTACTACTCGTGTCCTGATCGCACTACCTGCTGCAGACACCCCACAGGTGTCTGGTTCTGTTGCTCTTACTTTCCTGTGAGTTGATTTACACACTGAAACTACACTGTTTTTTTATAACTCTCCAAAAAGACGTCTCTATGGAGTAATGGTTCTACACTGTATTCATTGTTGTATGTGGCTTACAGGGCCGCTGCTGTCTGGATGGCTACCACTGTTGCCCATATGGCTTTGACTGTGACGTCACTTACACCCACTGTGTGAGGGAGGGCCTGAGTTATCCTTTCACCCCCAGACAAGCCCTGTCGTCAGTCCCCGCCTCTCTCATTTCACCTCCAGACGACGAGGTCAGCTTTCAGGAGGTGGGACTCATCACACTATTCATCGCATTCTGTGTATGCAGCCTATCCTGGGATTGATTTTCTCATTCATCATGGACTGGGAGAAACTTTTAAAGGCTTCAGTTCTGAACACAAGCATAAACACTGAATCTTCTGAaggttaaaataacaaatttaagCATTAATTAAAATCTACAGATTTCTATTTTCGTTAAGTCTAAACCTTGTGTGTTATATCACGTAAAAAACAGATATTTGCGGTGTTAGGAGTGgaataaactgaaaaacagGACAAATAAAGAGTTAAAGTCAATATTAGTCATACTCATACATCAGAAAGGTAGGCCAGAAACATGACTCTAGTTACTgatgaactttttttttgtgcttgttAATTTCTTTCATCCATTATCGAGAGTATAATGAAGATCCTCAAAAGGATCATTGTTATAGATTTCATACCATTGATCCCTTTGAGGATCGAAGGGGGGGTTTGagctaatcccagctgacattggttGAAAGGTGGGGTACAAGCGGGCCAAGTCGCCAGCGCAGCACACTTGTGAActcctttatatttatataatagtATTATAATACTAGTATAATAatctgtttgtatttatatttcagaCACCAATGACAGCTCTAACAGAGGCCAGTGACGGTTCCCGTGAGGATGGAGTGATTCGCTGCGATTCCAAGTTTTACTGCTCAGGCGGGACGACTTGCTGCAATGGATCCAAAGGCCAGTGGACCTGCTGCCCCTACCCACTGGTAtgaatggattttaaatgagaTTCTGTGCGACatatgtatgtttatatatacataataaAAGAGACAGCGACACAGATTTGACAGTGAGCATTTTGGGTCACACAATTAAAGTCAAAACTAGCACCTGTTTATCACTGTTTAATCCATTCATTTACTTGCCTAGTCTGTTTTGTAACATCATTGTGTTGATTTCAGGGCCAGTGTTGCTTAGATGGTCGGCACTGCTGTCCATATGGATCCACCTGCGATCCCTCCTCCTTGAAATGCAAGGCATTTTACTCTGTGTTCCCCTCAGGATCACAGGAACATGTGAAAACAGACTGAGGACATGCTGTTACAGTTCCCCGTGGCATCTTTCTCATCGTTTATTTTGTTGCATATTTCAGATAAATTTTTTGATGGCTTGTTGTCCCTATAAAGACAattaaagattcagtgtgttgaattttgtgaaatctagtggtgaagttgcatgtagcagctgaatacccctcacctcaccctccccttccaaatcggagagagaacctgtggcattCAGTTGACAtacaaactcaaaaggtgtttactttgactgtaaaaaacatggtggcctccgtagGGAGGACCCGCTCCCAATGTAGATATAAAGCATTTGAATATAAAGGATCTATTGGAGGGTAAAGAAAAAATTTCGTACAATTTTGATGTTTTACACTCAAGTGAAAACaccactaggattattttacattcaatttctgccaataaatccctttcatctgaatcttacacactgaacctttaacagaaACAGAACAGAATTAGAGTTACCATGAGAAGAGGATGTTTATAATTAGTTTAGAAATACACTCAATAGACAATCTAACGGATCAATAATCTGCACATAACCTAGTTCCTATTACTCATTGTCTATTCtgatttggttttgtttgttgtttcttaCAAATAGTGTGATATCAGCATTACATTTTCATACCTGTACTTTTTTAACtgtgtttattaaaatatatttgcattattaaatcaaatcaaacaatcAAGTATTAAAGCAAATCTAAACCTGGTTGCTTTTCTTACTTTCGTGGTCGTTCCTTACTAAGTAACAAATAATTACATTGTCAAATAAAAGAATATGTGGGTGAAATGTTGTTCATATGCTCTTTTATAAACCTGCCTGGCTGCCCACACAACATTAACCAAAGTTAAAGATTCAGGGGGGGCCTTTACTTTGAAAGCAACAAACGGAAATTGGAGTTTCAGTCCGACTGCCTCACTTCCGCCTTTCCTCCGATGCCACATGTTTATCGTTCCGGTGAACGTGGAGTCCAAGAAGAAGGCTAACGCTGGAAACATGAGTCAAATGGAAGAATTAAAGTTGTTCGTCTCCGAGAGGCTGCAGGCGGCTGTCTCCGACGTCTGCGGCGCCTTTGAGAAAACATTGGCCGGATACGAGGAGCAGAACTCCCGCTTGAAGGACGAAAACAACCGCTACCGCTCCCTGCTGGATGTGGTGCTCCTGTCCAAGTTACCGCAAACAAAGGGTCGGTCCATCGCAATTACACTTAAATGTTGTTCAGCACATTAACCTGTAAACTTCCAAACAATGCTAACCAATGTGTAATGTCATTTTTCGGCAGCTTGGTGGGGCTAATCTGTTTGCTAGCTTGTTTAGCTACGATAGTTGAAATTCTGTTAGCTTTGAAGAAAACCATTTGAAACTCCCCCAAGTGAAGTTTAGGCTAATGCCAGCTGTAGTTACACTCTGGTTAAGAGACGTGTGAACTCAGCGGGGGGTCTCTGCTGTGTTCGCCCATCCAGTGCTCCTAGATTTGGACGGACTTTACAGTAGGAGGTCAGGCGGATACAGTCCGTAGAAACCGCGATGCGTCTGACTCGGACATCTGCACTCCCACctgaacctcctcctccccccgtaGAGAATGTGAAGGATCTGCAGCGTCCGGTGAATGTTTGATAGCAGCTTTAAAATCTCAGATCGTTTTTAGTTTGTCCGGATTGGtctactgtaaataaaaaaacatggcggcgtccgtagagaggacccgctcccgatgtaaatatagagtatttcaatataaagggtCAATTctagtgtaaagaaaacaacaattcgtacaatttaagTGAAACACACGAGTAAAACCCCCATTaggattgttttatatatatatatatatataccctctacaacataaacaacagacacaacaacagcTCAACACTGGAAACCAGCGCATATAAAAGTAGCTCACCTTATTCTAAGATTTCGCCTCAGTGTAAAACTGTAAGTATGGTTTCTCGTATTTCGATATTCTTTAAAATGTGCTGTTGAAGAGAAACTGTGAGCTTGTTATCTGTGTTGTGGTAACGCTGAAGCTGGATTTGACATTTGCAGGAGAGACAGTAGCAGACATGACTTAACAAATCACCAACAGATTTCATGCTGCTTAGTCCAGTAAGCATTCACCCTGTCGACCTGTAAAACGGGTGTGTGTCAATGAAAAGATGATACATGTGGAGATACGAGTAAGATGTCTCAGCTTTCAGTAGATCTTTTCACAGAAGATGTTTTGACATTTCCCAGTAGAAGTATTGAGTTATGTTGCTTAAGTTTCAGGCTCTTGGTTTTGTGTGAGTTATCATTGACTTGTGTGTTTCCCCTATAGTCACAAGTAGAAAAGActgctttgaaaaaaaagtgtgttaTACCACACATTTTTACTAACACACAAATCTTGAATGCATGGTTACTCCACGTTAGAAAGGACAATGgttgctatgttcacagcagtGAGTCAACTGGCAGCTGCTTACTGGCATGTCCCCCACAACGGAGGGCTGGCAGCTGCCAACTGTAGTCAGTAGCCAGCTGACAAGACTGCAGCTCACCAATGTCAGTGCTTCGGCTTGCTCGAGTGGAAAAATGGCCAGCATTTTGAACAATGACATTTTCTGTCATGAGAAAGTGGCAAGGATTTAAGTAAAGTGTGGTCTTATGTTCTGTTCTTTTCTTGCAGCAGGTCACGCAATCAAAAGTACTCCTGCTGCTGCCAGCCAAGTAGCCTCAGACTCCAGCACTGTACGAACGGCTGAAagaacttcctcttctcatggtaagaattatttatttattaaggcTTTTCTCTTCAGTAAAATCAATGCATTCTGCTCCTGTGTAAAGCTCATCAAAATGGTATTCGTTTGTTTAAGAATGTGTTGTACATAATGATGGTAAAGGCTGATGTTCCTCGGTTTTCTGCAATGCCACCGGCTTCCTTAAGAGGAAAAATGGCAATAATTTGGAACTATTGGATTTTCTGCCCCAAGAAAATggcagtgtttgtttctgtagCGTGATTTAATGATCTGTTCTTTTCTCTGCAGTGGTTCATGTAAACAAAAGTACTCCTTCTGTTGCCACCATCCTGGTAGCGTCGGATATAAGTTCTGCACAAATGGCTGAAAAAACGTCCACTGCTCTTGGTAAGACTGCTTTTCTGAACATGATTCGCTTCAGCAAAATCAATGCATTCAGCGCCTGTGTAAAGCTCATCAAAATGTTATTCATTGGTTAAAAACGGAGTTGTACATTATGATAGTAAAGGCTGATGTTCCTCTGTATTCTGCAATACCACCGGTTTCCTCAAGAGAGAAAATGGCAATTATTTGAACAACGTAATTGTCTGCCATAAGAAAATGGCAGAGATTTTTGGTATATTGGTAATTTATGATCTGTTCTTTTCTCCACAGCAGGTCATGTAAACAAAAGTTCTCCTTCCGCTGCTACCATCCTGGTCGCCTCGGATATATGTTCTGCACAAACGGCCGCAAAAACTTCCACCGCTCATGGTAAGACTGCTTTTCTGAACACGATTCTCTTCAGTAAAATCAATGCATTCAGCTCCTCTGCAAGGCAattgtaaatggtttgtattcatATAGCTCTTCTCTAGtcttaatgaccactcaaagcgctttacagtacacttTTGCCATTCACCCGTTCACAcatccattcatacagtgcatccatTGGCAGCACTTTTTTTCTGTGAAGAGCAATTCCGGGTTCAGCCTCTTGTCCAAGGATGCTTCGGCATGGAGTTATGGAAGACCGGGATCGAACTGTCGACCtcctggttggaggacgaccgctctcagccacagccgccctaaaGCTCATCAAAATGTTATTCACTGGTTAAAAAGGGAGTTGTACATAATGATAGTAAAGGCCGATGTTCCTTTTGTTTTCTGCGATGCAACCAACTTGCTCAAGAGGAATAATGGCAATCATTTTAAATCATGCACCGTTTGGTGAAAAGAAAGTTGAAATAATATcgtatattgttattttatgttcTGTTCTTTTCTGCGCAGCAGGTCATGCCAACAAGAGTACTCCTACTGCTGATGCCAGCCTCGTAGCCTCAGACTCAACTTATGCACAAATGACTGAGAAAACGTCCTGCTATTCTGCCGGTAAGACTGCATTTAACAATAAGTACTTCAGTCAAATCAATGCATTCACTTCCTTTGTAGAGCAAtctgaaataaaatgacaataatGAAGTTGCCTCCACTTAAGGCAAATTTATGCAGCCTTTACTTAGGAAAAGAGCTATGTCTATTCCAAATGATTTGACCGTCACTGCCCACTTTCTTTAGGGTGAGCTTTACATTGGCATGGTTGTTAAGCAATacagtcactagagggcagcacagattCGAGAGtctctgacaacaacaaacgtgttgatggtggtggaggtttAGAAAATGCATCTCTCAAGAAAGAAGCAAACGCGACTGTTTGTACCTGTGCTCTGAGCGAAGTAACATATGAATGTCTGAAGTTTCATGCTAACTCTCCCCAAAAAGGGATTGTTTGTTCCTCTTCGTGTCTTGTGGTCGTCTTGCTTGAACACTTGGCAACACTGCCCCCCGACAATTTCCCGTGGTAGTGCTTTGTTTTGGCCATATCTGTAAGCTTCAGAAGACGTGTTCCTACTGGAGTACGGACACAAGGCTCCACCTGTTTCCGTATGCATATCTGACCTTACACATAAATGAAGTTGAACATTGTGACCACCAGTGACCACTGTTTGTGACTCCAGTGTGATGTGTTAAATCAGTCTATTCATTGTTAAACATGCTACTGTCTACTTGATTACTGATCTGACTATCTACATGTaatcttttttttccagacACACAGTGTCTCTTCACCTCACACGCCAACTTTTTCAAGCTGGCAGCCAATGACAATTGTCCCCTCTGCCTCAAGAGTGTCCAGGCCACTGAGAAACATTTGATGAAGAGGCATTACCGATTCGCTGTTCATTTTATTGAGGGTGACACCGGTAAGTTCTCTGAGCATCAAATCAAAACACTGAACGTTGAAGCACACAATCATGGATATAAATTCTGtacaataatttattttaaccACTGTTATGTACAGTTTCACTGTTGCCATTTTTAAAGGCTATTTGAACATGAGGGTGGTGTGTTATTGCTTCCTATGGGATGCTGCTGCTCGATTCCCATAGCAATGATCACTCTTAAATAATAGCTTCCCTGATCCTGAAACCAaccactgatttaaaaaaaatatataaaaattttTTTGGGGCAACGTAATGTGCAATATAAAGAAATACCACATGTGATACATTTTTAAGTATACTGTCTGATTTGTATTGCAAGGGATTGTTCTTGAAAGGCAAAAAAAAGTGTAGGGTGCATACTCTGGGTTAACAGGCTTctctcttttcagaaaaatttgTGGTGCCGTGTTTTTGCACTGAGAAAGCCCAAGGAAGAAGTCACTGGCACTGCCCATGTTGCATTAAGATCATTCATCGGAAAAGTAACTTTGAGGCGCACTTATCAAAACAGCATGGTATGTGCAATTTCTCATCATTCACATGACATTTAGGCCA
It encodes:
- the LOC128461557 gene encoding sal-like protein 1 isoform X2, giving the protein MFIVPVNVESKKKANAGNMSQMEELKLFVSERLQAAVSDVCGAFEKTLAGYEEQNSRLKDENNRYRSLLDVVLLSKLPQTKGHAIKSTPAAASQVASDSSTVRTAERTSSSHVVHVNKSTPSVATILVASDISSAQMAEKTSTALAGHVNKSSPSAATILVASDICSAQTAAKTSTAHAGHANKSTPTADASLVASDSTYAQMTEKTSCYSADTQCLFTSHANFFKLAANDNCPLCLKSVQATEKHLMKRHYRFAVHFIEGDTEKFVVPCFCTEKAQGRSHWHCPCCIKIIHRKSNFEAHLSKQHADAIYILQQSQDAVSQAEFQHPELIPKSESQVRGQSLKVENDQDSPVSIIYVDGFIQDMSDINCVQSSQGHPRPLDTQPDSWVGKEWQPAEDGQDTNVGGADAKDGSSCNTEESKSQTVCSRLKALGSKKNVKRPLSILNKKKSSRTSAVRNLTGPHSCKAYTKNTLRTHVRTNKADKIHICEVCGKRLVSKVNLVRHLQSHTKKNQCGICTKQFSNHSSLERHMRLHKPKALNVMSSS